One Dokdonia sp. Dokd-P16 genomic window carries:
- a CDS encoding response regulator has product MKGLIVSVEDNATDSALMSRIFDKEMPLVEVRFIDDSLEALSWFKAYDDVSRIPDLILLDIKMPRLNGLDLLKEIRKIELFKYAPIVMMSSSDQISDKDKAYLNGANSYLEKPKNYAELKERIPVIAKYWLTLNK; this is encoded by the coding sequence ATGAAAGGACTTATTGTATCTGTAGAAGATAATGCCACAGATAGTGCATTAATGAGTCGTATTTTTGATAAAGAAATGCCACTTGTTGAAGTTCGCTTTATAGATGATTCCTTAGAAGCTCTATCATGGTTTAAAGCTTATGATGATGTGAGTCGCATACCTGATCTTATATTATTAGACATAAAAATGCCTAGATTAAATGGTTTAGACCTCTTAAAGGAAATAAGAAAAATAGAGTTATTTAAATATGCACCTATTGTTATGATGAGTTCGTCAGATCAAATAAGTGATAAGGATAAGGCTTATCTCAATGGAGCAAATAGCTACCTAGAAAAGCCAAAAAATTATGCTGAACTAAAGGAGCGAATCCCCGTTATCGCCAAATATTGGTTAACATTAAATAAATAA